The region TAAAACCATTTACTTATTATATCTGGAGCGTTTTCCTTTTGTTTTTGTGGAACAGCGCTAAACGAGTATGCTTTGAATAATGCGTTTCCTTTTTATTTTCCTTTACTTCCTATAGCGCCTTCGCCGTTACCTTTTGATGAATTTTTTATAAAGGAGTTTGGAAATGTTAGGCTTATAAAAAAGGGCAGCGCAGCAACCGGTTTATGCAGCCGTTCAGTTCCAAAGCCTTATCTTTTTCATCAAGAGTTAAGGGCGCGTAGGATGTTAAATGCATAATATTGAAATGCAGCCCGATCAAAATTAATTTCTCCATACGAATTAGGTTAACCTGCCAGCGGACGTAAACCAAAAAGAAATTTCCATTGTATTCTTGTAAAACCCCATCTCTAAATTTATTTTCAAATGCCTGTAATCACACCGAGTTTTTTGGCTTGGGTTCAAGAATTTTCGACGAACCTCTTTTTCTTAAGATGTAGCTTTTGTGAAATCGTGGAAAATGGGGTGAGGACTTTTGTTCATAGCCAACATATTCTTCATTCCCTCCAGCTTCCCCCTTCCCATTTAATAATATTGAACATTTCTGGCAGTCGGTCACCAATATGTGCGCCATAGCGTTTTGCAATTGCCGATGGGGTATCATTGGTAGTGACAAATGTTTTACGTTTTCGCCGGTGTCTTTCGAAAAGTACCTTCTCGATTAATTCTTCCCGATTAAATGCTTTTTCTTCTTTCCCCAGATCATCGATGAATAATTTCGCCTTATAATTATCTTGTAAAACAAAGGTACTGCTGGGATCTTTATGTGACTGATGATATTGAGTCACCATAGAAATAGCCGATATACGGGGAAACCAAAGCTGTGCAATATGAAATGTTTTAATGATTTCCTTTCCAACTTCATGAATCAGGTCAAAAAGTGTAGATTTTCCAACTCCGTAATCGCCATAAACCAGTAATCCCTTACTTAGACTTGCCTTATTTTTAATGATTCCGTACTCATTAAAATTTTCCATTTGCAGGAAATAACGAAAAACACAGTAAACGATTTTTTCATTATGTTTTTCAATTTTAAAATCTATTTTTTGCAGTGCTACCTGTTTCAAAAACAAGTGCCAAAATAGTTGCTTATTAATCAGGGGCGCGGGTTTACTAAGCCTGATGACAGGTGGAGGGATTTTTATTGCCTTTTTTTCCTTTACCGTATTAATCATAGTTTCTTATTTTATCGTGGACCCGGAGATCCATTTGTTTTGTTTCTTTAATCTTCTTTCCCTGGGCGATAAGTTGATCTATTTTTTCCCGCAGTTTTTTAGTATCCAGAATAACACCTTTCCAGAATTCATCTTCGCCGTCTAAAATGTCGTAGGCAAGTTGTAATTGCACTTCGTTTACCCCGTCTGTTGTCAACATTTTCTGGATGGGTTCCACGCAATCTTTAAACCGGACTTCTTTTGTTTTTTTCGATGGCGCGTCTTTTCGCTTTAAATTTTTTAAAAACAGCTTTTGAAATTTAAGGGCCCATTCGAAATAAACTTCTTGGTCTTTTTTAATCTTAATTTTTTCAACTTCGAATAATGGCTTTTTGTTTAAAGTTTTATGGTTTATTGGTTTAAGGTTTACTTGTTTATCTATACTAGCAATGCCTCGATAGGTGCTTTGGATCTGCCGGGGAACGTGCTTTGTATGATGCCCAGACAGTGCCTTGTTCAATGCCTGGGAAGGTGCTTTGGTAATTTTTACCAAAGCAATGATATTGGCAGTGTACTGATTTTTGCTTTTCTGGATCCATTGTATAAATCCCCACGCCTCTAAATCCTGCAGAGCGCGGTAATAGGTTTTATAATTTTTGATGCCCAAAGCTTCCATGGCCAGATCGGTAGGGAAACCAAATTCTTTTTTCCACCCCAACCGATTACAACGTTCTATGGCAAAAAAGAAAATAGCACTGTGTACCGGCTTTACCTTAGAAGTATTGGCAAAGCTGAAATCAAACCAGGCCCTGGAAAGTTCATATCCATTCATAACAACGTAATTTTAGAAATTGGTTTAATGGATCAGGGGTGTAATTTCTATGAGTGACTGTTCAATTTCACTTCTTTTGTAATACACACGCCTGCCCAGTCCATATCGTTTAAGTCTTCCGCTTTTGGTCCAGTGGTGCACTGTAGAGAGATCAACTTTTAGCATTTGGGACACTTCTGAACGGGTGAGGTATTCTTCCGGTTCCTTTGGACGGAAATCTTGCTTAAGGATTTCAATTTCTCCTTTAACGCCTAGTAAGATCTCCTGTACTAATTGTTCTGGAGTGGTTTGGTGAAGCTGGATTACTTTTTTCATTGCATTGGATTTATGAGTTACAATGCAAATCAACATAAAGATGTAACATACTAGTGGCATACTACGCTGTAAGTATGCTATGAATTTAACAATAATTTAAGATTAAGGTTTGTTTATCCATTGTTTTAAGTGGAATTCCATTTCCTCGAGCAGCGGAGTTAAATCTGTGGATCGTTTTCTTAAGGATTGGAGTTTTTCACGCTTATCAAAAGGTAAATCTAATACCTGTTGAAAAAAAAGAAACACCTGTTTTTCTGAGACTCCATTTATCTTTTTGGCCTCGATCAGCGCTTTAACCAATTCGGCCAGTTCCAGGGGAGTGCCCAGCCATTGAATATTGTTTTCTTGCCGAATTTTTCCCAACTCCTGATGGTCTTGCAAGAATATATTTCCAGGAATTGTGCTTGTCACATTATCCCTACTTTTATTCTTGTCCAGGGCTAGAATAGCTTCTTTAAAATCCAATGTATCTTGCGGTGAATATTCTGGTAGCGGATTGTAGGAGGTGAAAAATTCGGTAATTATCTTATTTTTTTCAGGAATATGGGTCTCCCTTAATTTCTGGTGAAAAGCTCCAATAAATTGAAAACCTGGAAGTAGATTGGGAGAATTTTCAATGGGCAACCTGGGTAATTGCTTATCTACAGCTAGCACCCCGGTTAGTTGTTGGACAATAGTTTCAAATAATAAGAAATGGTATTTTTCTTTTGTTTTCAATGGCACCCCTTTGTAGTGCAGCGCTCTTTTGTAGGTAGCATCGAAATAGGCATTAACCTGATAGGGGAGTACTTCGTAATTATTTATAAAAATTAGGATATCGTAATATAAATCTCGCAAGAAGACTTCCACATCTATCTTAAAATCCCTGCCACGTGCTTTTTCAAAATAGAAATCGTAAAAGGAACTATTGATATCAATACCCAAAAATGCCTTCAATGGGCATTCCCTTAAAGCGGGTTGCTGCAA is a window of Salegentibacter salegens DNA encoding:
- a CDS encoding RteC domain-containing protein: MKLKNREYNQLQQPALRECPLKAFLGIDINSSFYDFYFEKARGRDFKIDVEVFLRDLYYDILIFINNYEVLPYQVNAYFDATYKRALHYKGVPLKTKEKYHFLLFETIVQQLTGVLAVDKQLPRLPIENSPNLLPGFQFIGAFHQKLRETHIPEKNKIITEFFTSYNPLPEYSPQDTLDFKEAILALDKNKSRDNVTSTIPGNIFLQDHQELGKIRQENNIQWLGTPLELAELVKALIEAKKINGVSEKQVFLFFQQVLDLPFDKREKLQSLRKRSTDLTPLLEEMEFHLKQWINKP
- a CDS encoding P-loop NTPase family protein, whose product is MINTVKEKKAIKIPPPVIRLSKPAPLINKQLFWHLFLKQVALQKIDFKIEKHNEKIVYCVFRYFLQMENFNEYGIIKNKASLSKGLLVYGDYGVGKSTLFDLIHEVGKEIIKTFHIAQLWFPRISAISMVTQYHQSHKDPSSTFVLQDNYKAKLFIDDLGKEEKAFNREELIEKVLFERHRRKRKTFVTTNDTPSAIAKRYGAHIGDRLPEMFNIIKWEGGSWRE
- a CDS encoding helix-turn-helix domain-containing protein, producing the protein MKKVIQLHQTTPEQLVQEILLGVKGEIEILKQDFRPKEPEEYLTRSEVSQMLKVDLSTVHHWTKSGRLKRYGLGRRVYYKRSEIEQSLIEITPLIH